The DNA segment ACGACGAAAGACTGAAGGCGATGAACTAGGCGCTAACAATTTCACGTTCGCCTTGCTGCAGGCTGCATGGATGTCTGGAAAAAGTGGGGTGAGCCACGGAAGCCAAGGCTGAGTTTTGGGACTTGCAAGTCTCTAGTATGCACTTATCCGAGTCAGGACGTATCACCTATAATTGCATGTCTATAACCTCAAGTCTCCGAGCGGATATGTGGTCAACTCGAGCGACCTAATATCGAATTTGCTGGTGTCTTCATCCCTTCTGAGCGGCCCAAGTAGATAATGCGACCTGTGGTATATATCTCTCCCTACAATGCAAAGGAAAAGCCAAGTATTTTCTCTCGAAACCAACGCCAAAAATGAACCTCCCCATACAACGCCTTGCCCTAGTCTTCGATCCGAACCGCAGAAGCGTACCGTAGATGGAACTGATGAAGATCATGAATGGAGCTGAAAATGAACACGCCTTTAAGCAATATCGATCTCCATGTCCATCTTGGGCTTCACAGGGCCGTTGTCCACCCCGAGACCCGAAGCAGCGTTCGCCTCTTTGTGAGTGAAAGCGCCATCCTTGAGCTGCTTCAATCTATCAAAATTTTTAGCATGACTGTTCTCTACAGGTCATTGCTGAGACGTCGCTTACTGTCTCCTATGAGGCTTGCCCTTCTTGTGAGAGGTCAGGTTGGTCTCGGTGTCGAACCACTTGGCGCATGGGATGCAATAGTGCTGCCCCAGACCGGGGAGATCCTCTAcatccttggtctccttgtAGAGCTCAAGATGTCTTGGAGAGGCAATGTCAGAGGCAATCTGGTCCAGGTCGCTGTGAGAAGTGTTAGTTGATGTCCTGTTCTCATGTAATTTTGGTCTGTGCATCACAACTCACCGACGTCTCCGCCTCGTCTTTGCCATCGAACGCTTTGCAAAGACACCCATTTTATCGATGGATTTTCGATCTGTGTGGCTGTTTTCACGAGTGTCCAGTTACAAATGCGTGGTGGGCTGGATGGGCGCTGGCGGTATCAATTGGCACCGATTCTCAATTCTGAACGTGGGGCAAGATTTTGGCTGTAACATTTTTCTGTGCTACAGCTAGATATGGCCCGAGCTTTGTAGCGGGACGCCGTTATGTCCGAACATTTCAACGACGTTCTTTTGGAGCCGCATTCTTGAAAGTGAAATATTCGCAATTTTGACATTCACCTTCAGAAGACATCGCCACGTCCAAAATCATCGCTTCAGCTCAAAAAACGTCGCCATTCCGACGCTGAGCGGCAACCGGAGCTACAGGATTATCGCCCTCGAATCTCCATGTCTCCGCCGAGCGGTTCAAAGGCCGAGCCGGCAAGGCCCCGGGTGGCCCCACTTTCAGGTCTCCAGGTCAGCAGAAAATTTCATGGCAGCTTTCCTTGTGCCCGCGCGCCAAGACCTCTTGATATTTGGGCGCCATAACGTTTAAAGTACCCGCTCCACGAAACCGGGAGACCCGTTTCGGATCCCACCAGATGCCGAACCCGTCAGGAACCTCCAAACAGCACAACTAGCTGGCTGTGAGGTCAGCTGCGCTCATGAGGCTGTCCCGGTGCACCGACGGATATACCGGCGTCGTTGTGGCGGCCGGTGCTCTTTATACCAGACGGCATGCGGGGTTGTGATAAACGGGGTTGTTGCGTCACTTTTTTAGCCTTGCAGGGTTGGCGAGAGGCTCTTATCGCGTGTCACCCCGCGTTTTTTCGAGATGCCGCCCATAGTTGACAGGCTTTGACGCAAGCGTGCCGTCTGTCTCCTCTTCATAGCGCTGTGTCAGTGAACGATGTACAAGACGCTTGGAGCTGCGGAAACAGTCTCCCATCCTCAAGTATCTGTTCTATGTGTCCTACAAGTTGTGGTAGAAGTGGTCGGTGATTGGTTATACCATCCCCGGCATTGGCTAGAATCTTTGAAGAAGACCCCACGTGGGGAACTTGGGAATGGATTCGAGCTCGGTGACCGGCGGAAAATGCTGCGGGATTTCGCCGTGATGGAAATGAAGCTCATCAGAAGAGCTCCTATCCCAATGTCAGCTTATGATAATTTCAGGAGAGGCTGTGATCTTGCCCAGCGCTTGTTGGCGGCTTGAGAGGCACATGAATCAGCTGCAGCACATGTCATCAGCACCGTAGCACCCAAGCCTCAGATACCCCGGTCGTAAGCTCCGGCTTgaaacaaccacaacccctgTGAAGCTTGAGGGAGTCGAAATTCCATGTTTGATTGAGAAGAGCTTCGAAGCTCTTTGTTGTCTCCGTAGCCAATACCTCTAGAGATCAGGAGGGAAACAGGTCGCTGCCTCGGCTATTCGTGCTCGCGTCGGTCGGAGTCTAGGTGCTGTCGTTACCCTTCATCCGATATCCCTGCCCCTCATTGGCAGCAGAGCAAGCGTCTGCGAGGCCAGGTACCGCTCGCAGCTGCAGCCTCCTCTCGCTAGTCTCTCAGGGTGCCAACCCGGAAAccctggtgttgttttgtcgtgtgtgtgtgcccgTGGTCGCCCAATGTCTCTTTGTGTTTGGCGTCCCCCAGGCTACGGCAACGGGATCAAAGACAGTAGTGACAATTCAGGACTCATAGACAGATAGCAGCAATAAGGGCTGGGCATGCGACATAGACCACTCACGCGGCTTTGATCAAAAAAAGAACAGCCATAAGGGGAAgggattggggagagggCTAACCTGATTCGAGCTGGCAGCGATGTCATGTCCTGCGATCCAGTGCTCCCCCACAATGCGGGAGAGCATAATCGGCGGGGTTCTGATTGGCCAGCTGGCAGGTCTCCATCCGGGACGAGATACTTTCTCGGCTATGACGGTGGCAGCAGCTCCAACAACAGGCCCTCCCGTTGCCACTTATGACCTAAAATCCCTCCTTGCGAGATTCTTGCTATCTTTTTAAATTCTCCTCCACTTTTTcgctcttctcttcctccagaAGCCACCTGGTTTGCAACGTCAACACCTTCTACCTCAATTGACTCTGTGAAGCTGCGCTCACCGAGCTGATCGTAAGGCAAGATGATGGCTACTCGTCAGCTCCTGGGCGCTGCCCGGAGCCGCGCTGTCGGCAGCGCGAGCCTGGGCCTCCGGCGCACCATGGCTACCGTCTCCGACTCTGCCCTTGACAAGAAGGTGAGCACTCGACCGGCTGGGAGGACAACCTGGGAAGCACTGGTGATCATGGCTTATCTGACACATGCTCGCGCAAACAGGTCAAGCAGAAcaactgggaggagggcaacTTCATCAACTACAAGAAGATGTCTGAGAACCTCGCCATTGTCCGTTCCAGACTCAACCGCCCTCTCGCCTATGCCGAGAAGATTCTCTACTCCCACTTGGACGATCCCCATGGACAGGAGATCGAGCGTGGTGTCTCCTACCTCAGACTTCGCCCCGACCGCGTTGCCTGCCAGGATGCTACCGCCCAGATGGCCATCCTTCAGTTCATGTCCGCCGGCATGCCCTCCGTCGCCAACCCCACTACCGTCCACTGCGACCACTTGATTGAGGCTCAgcagggtggtgagaaggaTTTGGCTCGCGCTGTTGGTATCAACAAGGAGGTCTACGACTTCCTTGCCTCTGCTTGCGGTATGTTCTCCCTGTGCTCTCAGCACTTCTTTCAACTTGGTTTAGAACAATATACTAACATATGTAAACAGCTAAATATAATATGTAACATATGCGCATTCCTGCCATTAAGAACGGTTTACTGACTTGATTATAGCGGTTTCTGGAAGCCCGGCTCTGGTATCATTCATCAGATTCTTTTGGAGAACTATGCTTTCCCTGGTGGTCTCCTTATCGGCACTGACTCCCATACCCCCAACGCTGGTGTAAGTTGAATGCGATGGCAAAAGAAAATCAGGCGCTGACAGGAAATAGGGTCTCGGTATGGCTGCCATTGGTGTCGGTGGTGCTGACGCTGTCGATGTTATGGCCAACCTCCCCTGGGAGTTGAAGGCGTAAGTGCTTTTAGCGTAAAGCTTAAAATGTGCGCAGCGCTAACATTTTCATAGTCCCAAGGTTATCGGTGTTAAGCTGACTGGCTCTCTCTCTGGCTGGACTTCTCCCAAGGATATCATTCTCAAGGTTGCTGGCATTCTCACCGTCAAGGGTGGCACTGGTGCCATCGTTGAGTACTTCGGCCCTGGTGTCGACAGCTTGTCTGCCACTGGTATGGGTACCATCTGCAACATGGGTGCTGAGATTGgtgccaccacctccctcttccccttcaacGACC comes from the Podospora pseudocomata strain CBS 415.72m chromosome 5, whole genome shotgun sequence genome and includes:
- a CDS encoding hypothetical protein (EggNog:ENOG503P6P3; COG:A); its protein translation is MGVFAKRSMAKTRRRRRDLDQIASDIASPRHLELYKETKDVEDLPGLGQHYCIPCAKWFDTETNLTSHKKGKPHRRQLKQLKDGAFTHKEANAASGLGVDNGPVKPKMDMEIDIA